The following coding sequences lie in one Silvanigrella aquatica genomic window:
- a CDS encoding glycosyltransferase: MKIRYGIITLLGLSSLAYSCSKSEILNTPIEESTKDKTANTILLSRLDELIDKKEEKIKQSDFNFYSINDQDLVNLYDNLLLKKDKNKLYLKLAFEIKDEIIRRSSIAYSNNESEKLNLFSKLDFIKSIDFSKENFLHLVCDNCKGSEFLEKSYIKSDNLKEPVKNDHYIRVVLGAFEAPNARLGGIGEYIYGILNAELDSLKNSAASDKIDAALVSPFYDILKSQYLNKVTFVGFLPHYLDGKIYKSTIYKLIEKDLIQYLVQPDPTFSFTNTKGNILSGWDIFDIVNQSKVYSVFGNNVGWLYYTGALTSFATFFKGESGNEFFDVLHINSKIISIANPLQLKLNDKRAAVSLAKVGVLSTIHDNHPGNTGDLKPFERLGLEKPLKTNKYNRVSLAVETSHMVNFVSKTTESEVTNPSFWPSTEKDISKAFKIAKSQGRFVGINNGIFFKNFDITSTEILGNQVVAKDYSNYEMRKKETKKILFDNGIIGSPTLPLFVYVGRFADNKGIDVLAEFAKDIVTNHHGQVVVMGTTGGKLPPEILAVQDVAKDLKFKGLIKFYKDFDKDQLAILPSVGASKGRLIRFASDFTLVPSKLEAAGLVPAEGLSLGSATISSYREGLIDQCTNPFGKGFDIHNFTCIPFEVDLKSTSSTIFNLKSSVNDALTQWNSLSEVEKIIVQKKLITNAKTFDWNAPGGSFEQYVKLFKKTIKEANN; encoded by the coding sequence ATGAAAATAAGATATGGAATAATAACATTATTAGGATTATCTAGTTTAGCATATTCTTGTAGTAAATCAGAAATTTTAAATACTCCTATAGAAGAAAGTACTAAAGATAAGACTGCAAATACAATTCTATTATCTAGGTTAGATGAATTAATAGATAAAAAAGAAGAAAAAATAAAACAAAGTGATTTTAACTTTTATTCTATTAATGATCAAGATTTAGTAAATTTATATGATAATTTATTACTAAAAAAAGATAAAAATAAATTATATCTTAAATTAGCTTTTGAAATAAAAGATGAAATTATAAGAAGATCTTCTATTGCTTATTCAAATAATGAATCTGAAAAATTAAATTTATTTTCAAAATTGGATTTTATTAAATCGATTGATTTTTCAAAAGAAAATTTTCTACATCTTGTTTGCGATAATTGTAAAGGTAGTGAGTTTTTAGAAAAATCTTATATTAAATCTGATAACTTAAAAGAACCTGTTAAAAATGATCATTATATTAGAGTTGTTTTAGGCGCATTTGAAGCCCCAAATGCTCGTTTAGGCGGAATTGGTGAATATATATATGGGATATTAAATGCGGAATTAGACTCTCTGAAAAACTCGGCAGCTTCAGATAAAATTGATGCTGCTTTAGTTTCTCCATTTTATGATATATTAAAATCTCAATATTTAAATAAAGTAACTTTTGTGGGTTTTCTTCCGCATTATTTAGATGGAAAAATATATAAGTCAACTATTTATAAACTTATTGAAAAAGATTTGATTCAATATCTTGTTCAACCAGATCCTACTTTTAGTTTTACAAATACTAAAGGAAATATTCTTTCAGGATGGGATATTTTTGATATTGTTAATCAAAGCAAAGTCTATTCTGTATTTGGAAATAATGTAGGATGGTTATATTATACTGGTGCTTTAACAAGTTTTGCAACCTTTTTTAAAGGTGAGTCTGGCAATGAGTTTTTTGACGTTTTACATATAAATAGTAAAATCATTTCTATTGCAAATCCTCTTCAATTAAAATTAAATGATAAAAGAGCTGCTGTTTCATTAGCAAAAGTAGGAGTTTTATCTACAATACATGATAATCACCCTGGAAATACAGGCGATTTAAAACCTTTTGAAAGACTTGGCTTAGAAAAACCATTAAAAACTAATAAGTACAATAGAGTCTCATTAGCTGTTGAAACAAGTCATATGGTAAATTTTGTATCCAAAACAACTGAAAGTGAAGTCACTAATCCTAGTTTTTGGCCATCAACTGAAAAAGATATTTCAAAGGCATTTAAAATAGCAAAAAGTCAAGGTCGATTTGTCGGAATTAATAATGGTATTTTTTTCAAAAATTTTGATATCACTTCGACAGAGATTTTGGGTAATCAAGTGGTAGCAAAAGATTATTCCAACTATGAAATGCGGAAAAAAGAAACTAAAAAAATTCTATTTGATAATGGAATTATTGGTTCTCCAACTTTGCCTTTATTTGTTTATGTTGGAAGATTTGCGGATAATAAAGGGATTGATGTATTAGCTGAATTTGCGAAAGATATTGTAACAAATCATCATGGACAAGTTGTCGTCATGGGTACTACGGGTGGCAAGTTGCCACCCGAAATTCTTGCTGTTCAAGATGTCGCAAAAGATCTTAAATTTAAAGGATTGATTAAATTTTATAAAGACTTTGATAAAGATCAATTGGCCATATTACCTTCTGTAGGGGCTTCTAAAGGGAGATTGATTCGCTTTGCGTCAGATTTTACTTTAGTACCTTCTAAATTAGAAGCAGCAGGTCTTGTTCCTGCTGAAGGTCTCAGCTTAGGAAGTGCGACAATTTCTTCTTATAGAGAAGGATTGATTGACCAATGCACAAATCCCTTTGGTAAAGGCTTTGATATTCACAATTTTACTTGTATCCCTTTTGAAGTAGATTTAAAAAGCACTTCAAGCACTATTTTTAATTTAAAATCCAGTGTAAACGATGCTTTAACTCAATGGAATTCCTTATCAGAAGTTGAAAAAATAATAGTTCAAAAAAAATTAATCACCAATGCAAAGACTTTTGATTGGAATGCCCCTGGTGGCTCCTTTGAACAATACGTAAAACTCTTCAAAAAAACAATAAAAGAAGCGAATAATTAA
- a CDS encoding peroxiredoxin: MSRFLKLLISISIGVFVSDYCFALNVGEPAPLFSLKNQNDKVISLKENKDKTWTVVYFYPKAGTPGCTTQACAFRDSIKLITNQGVVVYGVSTDSVTSIKNFYEKHHLNFDLLSDEDGKTSVAYGTKMPLLTMSKRVTFIVDDKLIVRSIEENVDPALDAKKVSVKIKQLRAAK, encoded by the coding sequence ATGAGCCGATTTTTAAAGCTATTAATCTCTATTTCTATAGGAGTTTTCGTATCTGATTATTGTTTTGCACTTAATGTTGGAGAGCCAGCTCCTTTATTTTCATTAAAAAATCAAAATGACAAAGTGATTTCATTGAAAGAAAATAAAGATAAAACTTGGACGGTCGTTTATTTTTATCCCAAAGCGGGAACACCGGGATGTACCACACAAGCATGTGCTTTTCGAGATTCCATTAAGCTGATTACAAATCAAGGTGTGGTTGTTTATGGTGTGAGTACTGACAGTGTTACATCAATAAAGAATTTTTATGAAAAACATCATCTGAATTTTGATCTGTTAAGCGATGAAGATGGTAAAACTTCGGTAGCCTATGGAACAAAAATGCCTCTTTTGACTATGTCCAAAAGAGTTACTTTTATTGTTGATGATAAATTAATAGTTAGAAGCATTGAAGAGAATGTAGATCCTGCACTTGATGCGAAAAAAGTTTCAGTTAAAATAAAACAATTGCGTGCAGCAAAATAA
- a CDS encoding phosphate acyltransferase: MLFETLTEAAKENIFSRAKNKRISLPEGEDERVIKAAAMLKNELNIQCYLGNVKESENNKQKTLDVMHKIAEKKGKSLSSKIEVLATDPTFEGGAKLYLGEVDAVVSGCVNSTAHVIRAALATVGLKPQTKVITSAFLLALPKATPGGESLVLFSDCGVIPQPSSAELMDIAYLSQEAFAFWSGTEPRLSFLSFSTVGSAEHPDVEKVRNAYKLFSEKYPLIMAEGEVQFDTACVPSVAKRKNPNGKVQGKTNVFVFPDLDSGNIGYKITQRIGGAEAWGPILLGAAKPFSDLSRGASAEDIAHAVALTLALS; the protein is encoded by the coding sequence ATGCTATTTGAAACACTGACGGAAGCAGCAAAGGAAAATATTTTTTCACGGGCAAAAAATAAAAGAATTTCTTTACCAGAAGGTGAAGACGAACGTGTTATTAAAGCAGCAGCTATGCTAAAAAATGAATTAAATATTCAATGTTATTTAGGAAATGTAAAAGAATCTGAAAATAATAAGCAAAAAACTTTAGATGTCATGCATAAAATTGCAGAAAAAAAAGGAAAATCCTTATCAAGTAAAATTGAAGTTTTAGCAACGGATCCTACTTTCGAGGGAGGCGCCAAACTGTATTTGGGAGAAGTGGATGCTGTTGTTTCTGGCTGTGTGAATTCGACGGCACATGTTATTCGCGCTGCTTTAGCGACAGTGGGATTAAAACCACAAACCAAAGTGATTACCAGCGCTTTTTTATTAGCTTTACCAAAAGCAACGCCCGGGGGTGAAAGCCTTGTTTTATTTTCAGACTGTGGTGTCATTCCGCAACCTAGCAGTGCTGAGCTTATGGATATTGCTTATTTGTCCCAAGAAGCCTTTGCCTTTTGGAGTGGCACTGAGCCTCGCTTGTCTTTTTTAAGTTTTTCAACTGTAGGGAGTGCAGAGCATCCCGATGTGGAAAAAGTGAGAAATGCTTATAAATTATTTTCTGAGAAATATCCTTTAATTATGGCTGAAGGTGAAGTGCAGTTTGATACAGCCTGTGTTCCTAGCGTCGCAAAACGAAAAAATCCAAATGGAAAAGTGCAAGGGAAAACCAATGTTTTTGTTTTCCCTGATCTCGATTCCGGAAATATTGGCTATAAAATTACCCAGCGTATTGGGGGGGCAGAGGCTTGGGGACCCATTTTGCTAGGTGCTGCTAAGCCATTTTCTGATTTATCGCGTGGTGCATCTGCGGAAGATATTGCACACGCTGTGGCCTTAACTTTAGCTTTGAGCTGA
- the rsmB gene encoding 16S rRNA (cytosine(967)-C(5))-methyltransferase RsmB codes for MSTRSGSLTRAIAIDALTHVLTRNIHSDVALEKLFANYPNLRPLDKAFIYEMVFGSLRWLAKMDWIMSHMLDRSFSSLDPRVANALRIGTYQIYYMDRVPERAAVSETVEAVKQVGVPNAASLVNAILRRVAKKSEYFPKPDKVTQAVDYYSMHHSFPQWMVERWYKQLSLERFEYLLSNNNRIPKNSLKLITRNPLPEGESDLATYLLKTQSIESSWRPMPGALRIETLPKFKECEAFQKGCYIVQDEAAQLATSLVQASPTDSCLDACAAPGGKSIYLWESGVEPQNLTVCDFAQKRLKILRENFSRMRLEGVQILHGDVVEQCQGKIFQKILLDAPCSAMGVIRRHPEIKWLRTLNDIQNCALEQTRLLDGLAKNVAIGGELIYIVCSFELEETINQISSFLEKHQNFEKINPQDRIHDFYKKYVTRDNELLIYSGNPDDIDGFFGVILKRNA; via the coding sequence ATGTCAACACGCTCTGGCTCGCTCACAAGGGCAATTGCCATTGATGCCTTAACACACGTTTTAACCCGCAATATCCATTCTGACGTTGCCCTCGAAAAGCTCTTTGCCAATTATCCGAATTTACGCCCTCTAGATAAGGCTTTTATCTATGAAATGGTTTTTGGTTCTTTAAGATGGCTGGCAAAGATGGATTGGATTATGTCCCATATGCTTGATCGTTCTTTTTCAAGCCTGGATCCTCGCGTCGCAAATGCCTTACGTATTGGAACATATCAAATATATTATATGGATAGAGTGCCTGAAAGAGCTGCTGTTTCGGAGACTGTGGAAGCCGTAAAGCAAGTCGGTGTTCCCAATGCGGCTTCTTTGGTAAATGCTATTTTACGTCGTGTTGCTAAAAAATCAGAATATTTCCCTAAACCAGATAAAGTAACACAAGCTGTCGATTATTATTCTATGCACCACTCCTTTCCTCAGTGGATGGTGGAGCGTTGGTATAAACAACTATCATTAGAGCGGTTTGAATATCTGTTGTCAAATAACAATCGCATTCCTAAAAACTCTTTGAAACTCATTACACGCAATCCTTTACCGGAAGGTGAAAGTGATTTGGCCACTTATTTGCTCAAAACACAATCCATCGAAAGCTCATGGCGTCCCATGCCCGGAGCTTTAAGAATTGAAACCTTACCGAAGTTTAAAGAGTGTGAAGCCTTTCAAAAGGGCTGTTACATTGTTCAAGATGAAGCGGCTCAGTTGGCAACAAGCTTGGTACAAGCTTCCCCTACGGACTCCTGCCTCGATGCCTGTGCCGCTCCCGGAGGAAAATCTATTTATCTTTGGGAAAGTGGTGTGGAACCTCAAAATTTAACAGTTTGTGATTTTGCGCAAAAGCGTCTTAAAATATTAAGGGAAAACTTCTCTCGTATGAGGCTTGAAGGGGTTCAAATCCTCCATGGTGATGTGGTTGAGCAGTGCCAAGGCAAAATATTTCAAAAAATTCTGCTGGATGCTCCCTGTTCAGCCATGGGTGTTATTCGTAGGCATCCTGAAATCAAATGGTTACGTACATTAAATGATATTCAAAATTGTGCATTAGAACAGACGCGCCTTTTGGATGGCCTTGCTAAGAATGTCGCCATTGGAGGGGAATTAATTTATATCGTGTGTAGTTTTGAACTAGAAGAAACAATTAATCAAATATCTTCCTTTTTAGAAAAACATCAAAATTTTGAAAAAATAAATCCTCAGGATCGTATTCATGATTTTTATAAAAAATATGTGACTCGTGATAATGAACTGCTTATCTATAGCGGAAACCCAGACGATATTGACGGATTTTTTGGTGTGATTTTAAAACGTAATGCTTAG